CCCCCCGGTTGAATACGCCTGTGAAAGCAGTTCGGTCATCCCGTATTCCGAGTGAACGGCCGAAACCCCCAGCCGCCGGGTCAGCACTTCGTGGACTTCTTCGCGGAGCAATTCCTGCCGCCGGCCTTTCATCCCGCCGGTTTCCATCACGATCAACTCAGGTAATTTTTGCAGAAATGAGAAATCCGTGTCGGACTCGGCCCAGTCGAGCAACCCAAACGTTACGCCAATGAGCAGGATCTTACGGCCGGGTTCGGATTGTTCGGCCAGTTGGCGGAGTGTTGCCGTTAAATCAGCCGTATTGTGCAGAAAAAAACCGGAAACGGAAGAGCCAGTTTTTTCAATAAACCGCTGAACCATATACACCAACGACGAGTTATTTCGTTCAAGGTATGACGGCAGCAGGGCCAGAATATGGAAGCGGCCGAGCGGACCATACACCTGTTCGAACAACTGCTGGCTAACGGTATCGTACAGAGCCGGATCGACTACGTAGTGGCGGCTGGTTACCGCCCCGGTTGTTCCGCTGCTGGCAAACGTCAGCAGGCTTTCGAGCGACGGTTTTGCACCGGTCTGCGACCGGGTCAGTATGGGGTGGTGTTTGAAAAAAGCGATCGGCAGAAAGGGAATCTGCTCAATCCGTTGTATATTTTCAGGCTGAACCTTGAGGAATTTCAGGTAGCGGCTGTAAATCGGATTGAATTGGGCCTGGTATCGAAATACGGCCAGCGCCGTGGCGGTAAACGCCGACCGATCAGCCGGTTGTAACCGGGCAATCTGGTTGCGAAGGTCCTGACGAATGCTTGATGGTGACAACTTAATGAAAAAATGGGCTGGCGACGCGGGCGCCAGTCGGGTAAACACTAACTGGTAACAATAGTCTATTAACACAATGTCTACGCGAATTATTCGGCACGGTCTGTTTTTTTTCGGCATTGCGGCCCTGCTCGTGGGTTGTCTTGAGCCGCCTGATTTCAGCAATGTGCCCTCCATCAGTGCGCCGGTAGTAAGTTCTTACCCGGCTTTCGACGATTTTTCCCAGATTCCGAAAGATTCGGTTGTTATTACGGTGAAGTTTGAGGATGG
This Larkinella insperata DNA region includes the following protein-coding sequences:
- a CDS encoding LuxE/PaaK family acyltransferase; its protein translation is MSPSSIRQDLRNQIARLQPADRSAFTATALAVFRYQAQFNPIYSRYLKFLKVQPENIQRIEQIPFLPIAFFKHHPILTRSQTGAKPSLESLLTFASSGTTGAVTSRHYVVDPALYDTVSQQLFEQVYGPLGRFHILALLPSYLERNNSSLVYMVQRFIEKTGSSVSGFFLHNTADLTATLRQLAEQSEPGRKILLIGVTFGLLDWAESDTDFSFLQKLPELIVMETGGMKGRRQELLREEVHEVLTRRLGVSAVHSEYGMTELLSQAYSTGGGVFRMSSTLRILLRDVNDPFSIYPEPDERSASEQTVRLTGGINVIDLANLDSCSFIETQDLGQYEQETPDAFRVIGRFDNSDVRGCNLMVL